The DNA window GAAATGCCTTATTATTAATTAGGATATTTCTTCCTCTTGATGTGGATTTTGTCATTGCTTGATATGATTAGCTTTTGTTTATTAATAATCTATATTAtatgtgttttatttattgtacatGATTATGAGaagcaattttaaaaaacccaatccAATCCCAATGTCAAAATCCTATTTCATTGCTATCCTCAGAATTCTTTCAAATTACATTTGTTCTCACTTTCTTTGCGAGGTGTATTTTAGTGGCACTACATACCTGGGTAGTTCTGCATCATGACTGCTCCCATGCCACGATAGCTGGGGTGATTGGGGTCATACGCCTGGCTGTATGAGTAACCATGCATATAAGGGATGTAGGACTGGTGttgagagaggggagatgagaCGGGGACATGGACACTGGGTCTGGGGTCCTTCCCTAATAGACGAGGGTCCTCAGAAGGCAGTTTGCTCTCTGTGCTTGTactttccttcccatcctccttggGGGCAGGCTCTTTGCTTCTACTCCTCTCTTCCTTCAACTTCCTgtccctctcctccttccatctctcatCCTCTGCCTTCAGCGTATCTGAGTACTTGGGATAGACATAAGTCCACATCCGAGATTCTGCTTCCTGAGGCAACCAATCCAAATTAAAACAGACAGACATTATTATATTAGGTCCAACATTTCTACTCACCACAAAATTCATCCTCACTATCATCATAATGCATACATAAGTAAGTGAAAATGTATATTAACAGTGTTTTTACATTCTGACAGAAATCACAGTTCAACTGACAGAACAGTACATGTTGCCATCTCAGAAGTGTTAGGCCCAACAGCATCAGTATTTCATACTGGTTTCCCCTGTAGTTATGACTATCCTTCTACAGTGACGTGAACTCTTTGGCTCCTTTGTGCTTCCTGGTATATCAAGGGTGATTTCTTGTGGTACTGAGAAGCATAACCTCAGGTCTCCCTAGAAGGACAGGACCTCAAGACATGAACAAGTGCTCCAATTCTATCAAAATACCTTAAACAcctttatcacactgtttagggACTTAGCACCAGTATCAAAAAAGTATTTgatttctgcatggatttttaGCAGATAAAGGAAAATTGACAAGGTTTCTAGCACCTATACATATGAAGAAATATGAGAGAAAATACCACCATCCAAGCATAACGAATCTGAATATGCAATCCATGTATCACCATTAAAATCTATACCAAACTTAACTAAACAAGTAATAGTACTTAATGGTGATATTCGGATTCTTTGTGCTTGTCTTTtggcttttatttctttatattttaaagAATATTAAAGTCATTGTTTGGCACATTGCACTACAAATTTAAAAACATGGTGTCATTTGACAACAAGACCAAAAAGAAAGCTATTTgctgtagaacagtggttcccaaccctgtcctggaggtccaccaggccaatcgggttttcaggctagccataatgaatatgcatggagcagatttgcatgcctgtcgcttctactatatgcaaatttctctcatgcatattcattagggctagcctgaaaacccgattggcctggtggtcctccaggacacggttgggaaccactgcactagaaaaCAGCCACTGCCAACACAGGCaagggagacaaacagaaaaagaatGAATTTAAGAGTTTACCTGTCGGTACCAAAGCACTGGATCCAAGGTAGACTGCCTGCTACACTCTGACCCTTGTTTACATTCAGATGCCTCTTTACCTAAATGGCCGCTGCTCTcactcagttttaccttaagcccCTCAGTCTGCTGGCTCTGTAATTTTGAAGAGTCCTCCAGCTTAGGGATTATCACTGACTTGGCTACATCTGTACCTCCAGGTTCTTTAGTCTTACTTGGTCCTGATTTGACAAGGTCCGTAAGACTGGGGGCCTTAGTGAGAGTTGGAGGAACAGATGATTTGTGCTTCCATTCCTCCTTGAGAACGATTTCCCGTTCTCTCATCCCAAGTTCAGCCTTCTTCTCCACACCTCGCGGCTGCTGCTGTTGTTCCAGATTTTGTCTCTGTTTCTGCTGTTCTTCAAACTGCTGCCGATAAGCTGGGTTGGTGCTCAGCAGGTGGGCATGATAGCCTTGATCACTGTAGCCATATGGAGGTACATAAGCATACTGGTTGTAATACAGTGACTGCATGTACATGTTTGGGCGTTGCTGAATCACAGACGGTTGTTGGCTTGAGCTTCCCAGTTCAGCTTTCTTCTCTTCAGGAACTTCAGGCTTGGCCTTGGCCTCTGTAAGTTCCTGATCATCATCTTTTTTGACCTTCAAAGGCTGACCCTCAACAGCAGCCTGGTTGCTGGGATTCAAGTTGCCAGGACTTGACTGTGCATAATTGGGAGAGTAATAGGCTTCAAAGCTCTGATAATAGGGAGAGTCTTTAGCCTGGGGCTGGGGAGGAAAAAGCGGTTTCTTAGGGCCTTCCTTGACTACCTGATCAGAGTCTTTTGACTTCACACCTTCCATTTTTCCCTCTCCATCTTCTCCAGCATCAGATATATCAGAGTAGGCTGGGCTGTTGGTTTTTACAGATGCTGCTTCTGCCCCATTTTGAGTTACTACATGTAACGGAGCCATGGCTTGGCCCGAATTAGGATTTTCCAACCTATTGGACCCTCCAATGGAGGGACTTGGTGCATTGTCTGTAAAGCTGTAGATTTTGTCAGCCTCAGCTTTGATGCTAGCCAGCCGACTCTGGTGGGGATCAGAAGAGCCATTGAGAAGACCTTCCCCTTTGGTCCCAAGGTCTGCTGATGAGTCCCTATAAGGGCTTTTGCCATCTTCTGGTCTACCAACTTTGCTTTGCACTGTCGGGGTTTCAGTTTccttgctctctttttttttcttgtcctTCTTTTTCTTATCCTTGGCAGGAGTCAAAGCAGGGTTGACAGTGGAAGGCTCTCCCATTACCGTGGGCTTTGGCTGAATAGGCTTGAGCTGAGGGCTAGTAGGCATGGCTTGAACTAAAGTAGTAGTTAAACCTGTAGACAACCCAGGACTTGAAGCAGTGAATGTTGTTGCCTGGATTGTATACATTTGCTGGGGAGCAATTGCTGGAGCTATGGGTCTAGCTGATTTCACACTTTTAGAAGGAATTTTATCTGGCTTGGAATTACTGTTACTACTTGATTTTTTCAACATGTCTTTATCTACAGATCTTTTCTCTAGGGAATCAAAGTCATCATTGCTAGTATCATCAGCCAATGATGGACAATCCTCTGAGCCATCATTAGAGAGTGCTCCAGGGTCCAAGTCTCCCTCTCCACCAATCTTCTTCTTGCTGGGTACTTTAGCACTGAATTTACTTGTCGGAGAGGGGCTGTGAGGCTCCAAGAGACGACCTTTAGGAGTAGTTGATCGAGCTGGTGAGAGAGAGCCCTTCTGAGAGACAGTGGATCCATTACAGCTCACAATGTCTGCATGAAGGGAAAGCTCTTCCCCATATTCACTGTCTACATCTGCCTCTGGTTTGCTGTCATCATCTGTATGTGCATGAGCCTGGTGGTACTTAAGCCCATTGATGTGTTTGTATTTTTTGTTACAGTTTGGGTGGGGGCAGTCTATGAGAACCGGTGAAGGACAATTTCTATCCAAGACAACAGTCTCCACTTTGATGGCTGTAAGTGATATAGGCACTGGCATGGGTGCAGGGGGCACAGCTGCTGAACCTGTTGAGTTGGTACGCACTCGCTTGGTGCCCTTCGAGTCTTCTGAGCTGGAATTCAGCTCCATATCAGAGAGGGGCTTGTTTTTTCGTTTGCTCGCAGAAGAAGGGCTAGCCTTGACATCCTCCGTAGCGTTGTTGGGAGGCGTGCGGTGATCTGACGAGTTCTGACTCCCCCGACGTCCTTTGCTGTTGGCCCCTGCTCGGGTCTTGCTGCTATTGCTGGTCCCTTTGTTTTCTGAGGTTGTCGTGGTATCGGTCACAGGGGTGTTGCTGCTTGGGCGCATTCGTTTGCCCCTTCCACGGCCATTCCGCATCTCTAAGTCACTTGTGGGCGAGTCACAGAACCTAAGGCAAAACAAAACAGATGCACAGTTAAAGCACAGGCTTAGAATTCTCATCCAAAGATTTTTTCATGTTGCAGAAGATGCCAAAATGAAATCTGGCTTTTCCCATTACTGTTGAAGTAACTTGAGACGCTGCTCTGTGACAAGGATATCATAAAGCTACTTTAAATCCAAGGGTAACTTAGCTTCACAGTTCATGCATTCAAACAATGCATAGGGTGTTGTGGAAACTCCCTGATCTTGTGAATGCGATAACATTAGCTGATCAGTGGTATCGCCACAGTACAGTACTTGCATTG is part of the Geotrypetes seraphini chromosome 14, aGeoSer1.1, whole genome shotgun sequence genome and encodes:
- the ZNF609 gene encoding zinc finger protein 609 → MSLSGGASGGKGVDANSVETYDSGDEWDIGVGNLIIDLDADLEKDQQKLEMSGSKEVGLPAPNAVATLPENIKFVTPVPGPQGKEAKSKSKRNKSSKDSGKTAQTASLFSTSEGGSSGKKETQGRSGEGANSSGLGAGTPKGSEKGTKAARSTAGSKKDKESGSSKNKKERIEVVGAIAEKEASVLQPLVLGVRVGQYDGGPTAETATPEQLGSIAIDPGAILNPLGIKPEPEELESECRTMKKIKVEKMESPVSTPPVLPLHLLVPVVSNDISSPCEQIMVRTRSVGVNTCDVALATEPECLGPCEPGTSVNLEGIVWQETEDGMLVVNVTWRNKTYVGTLLDCTRHDWAPPRFCDSPTSDLEMRNGRGRGKRMRPSSNTPVTDTTTTSENKGTSNSSKTRAGANSKGRRGSQNSSDHRTPPNNATEDVKASPSSASKRKNKPLSDMELNSSSEDSKGTKRVRTNSTGSAAVPPAPMPVPISLTAIKVETVVLDRNCPSPVLIDCPHPNCNKKYKHINGLKYHQAHAHTDDDSKPEADVDSEYGEELSLHADIVSCNGSTVSQKGSLSPARSTTPKGRLLEPHSPSPTSKFSAKVPSKKKIGGEGDLDPGALSNDGSEDCPSLADDTSNDDFDSLEKRSVDKDMLKKSSSNSNSKPDKIPSKSVKSARPIAPAIAPQQMYTIQATTFTASSPGLSTGLTTTLVQAMPTSPQLKPIQPKPTVMGEPSTVNPALTPAKDKKKKDKKKKESKETETPTVQSKVGRPEDGKSPYRDSSADLGTKGEGLLNGSSDPHQSRLASIKAEADKIYSFTDNAPSPSIGGSNRLENPNSGQAMAPLHVVTQNGAEAASVKTNSPAYSDISDAGEDGEGKMEGVKSKDSDQVVKEGPKKPLFPPQPQAKDSPYYQSFEAYYSPNYAQSSPGNLNPSNQAAVEGQPLKVKKDDDQELTEAKAKPEVPEEKKAELGSSSQQPSVIQQRPNMYMQSLYYNQYAYVPPYGYSDQGYHAHLLSTNPAYRQQFEEQQKQRQNLEQQQQPRGVEKKAELGMREREIVLKEEWKHKSSVPPTLTKAPSLTDLVKSGPSKTKEPGGTDVAKSVIIPKLEDSSKLQSQQTEGLKVKLSESSGHLGKEASECKQGSECSRQSTLDPVLWYRQEAESRMWTYVYPKYSDTLKAEDERWKEERDRKLKEERSRSKEPAPKEDGKESTSTESKLPSEDPRLLGKDPRPSVHVPVSSPLSQHQSYIPYMHGYSYSQAYDPNHPSYRGMGAVMMQNYPGSYLPSSYSFSPYGNKVSGSEDLEKSRASPSVSCKSSSESKALDILQQHISHYKSKSPTINDKSSQERDRGGCGVPGGGGGGGISSSVVGPGGGERNSDRPRTSPSQRLMSTHHHHHHLGYSLLPGQYQLPYATGLSSTAIVASQQGSAPSLYPPPRR